One stretch of Papaver somniferum cultivar HN1 unplaced genomic scaffold, ASM357369v1 unplaced-scaffold_154, whole genome shotgun sequence DNA includes these proteins:
- the LOC113336667 gene encoding defensin-like protein 19 — protein sequence MAYMVLKSASFLALVVFVFAVISTTTTPVEGICERASQTWSGSCRNTGGCNNQCKTWEKARNGACHTRNGKKMCFCYFNTCSAARLCERASQTWSGSCRNTQGCDRQCKNWEDAAHGACHTRNGKKMCFCYFGRNC from the exons ATGGCTTATATGGTTTTGAAATCTGCAAGCTTCTTAGCTCTGGTCGTCTTTGTTTTTGCAGTCATCAGCACCACCACTACCCCTG TGGAAGGGATATGTGAAAGGGCAAGCCAGACATGGTCGGGATCATGCAGAAACACCGGAGGATGCAACAACCAGTGCAAGACTTGGGAGAAAGCAAGGAACGGAGCTTGTCATACAAGAAATGGCAAGAAAATGTGTTTCTGCTACTTCAATACATGCAGCGCAGCTAGACTATGTGAAAGAGCTAGCCAAACTTGGTCAGGAAGTTGCAGAAACACTCAAGGTTGTGATAGACAGTGCAAGAACTGGGAAGATGCTGCCCATGGTGCTTGCCACACTCGTAATGGCAAGAAGATGTGTTTCTGCTATTTTGGCCGCAACTGCTGA